The nucleotide sequence TAGTCAGTAATGGAGTTTATCAATCTAGTGATAATAGAGTATTAAGTAAATTAAAATCACCAGAGTTGGAACGTGAATACTTTTCAATGTTAAATCGAAA is from Microbulbifer pacificus and encodes:
- the fbpA gene encoding Fur-regulated basic protein FbpA — translated: VSNGVYQSSDNRVLSKLKSPELEREYFSMLNRKGPNGWQ